ATGCAAAACCTCAAAGAAGAGATAGGGGCCTTAACTGGAAGACGATTAAAGAATAAAAAGCGGGGTCGGCCGGTAGGATGGCGGAAAGAGATATTTTAATTTTACTCTGACCCTAATTACAGGTAATTACAGGGAAAACGACGACGAAAACCCTTGTAATTTAATGCTTAACGACGTACAGTATGTACTGTACTGTACGTGTATGCTTAATTTTTTTGGAGGAGATTATGCTTGAAATAGGTGCTGAGGCTGCGAGGAGAAGGTTACCCGAACTACTGGACAGGGCTAATGCAGGTGAACAGACGATTGTAAAAAAACGTGGTGTTCCTTATGCAGCGATAGTGGCGCTTTCCCAGCGAAAAATAGCTAAAAGGGAAGGTCTGCTTGCTTTGCAGGCGACTGGAAAAGGCTTGTGGGGCGAAGATTCCACTGCTACCATCAATGAATATCGTGATGAATGGGAATGATTGATCTAAATAAACTTCCTGACGGTTCACTCGTTACAGTTGATAGTGCGCCGATAATCTATTTCTTGGAGGGACACTCAACATATTCACAACACTTTATGCCTCTGTTCGAACAAATTGATTCTGGGCGTTTGCTGGCGATTATATCACCTGTGACTGTTGCTGAGGTAGTTGCCGGGCCGTTGGGACATAATAACGAGCTGTTGGCTGATCGTTACTATCAGGCCTTGACTTCAGGCCCTAACTGGTCGATTCAGGATCTGACTGCTGAGATTTCATTTATGGCAGCAAGGATTCGAATAAGAT
Above is a genomic segment from Desulfobulbaceae bacterium containing:
- a CDS encoding type II toxin-antitoxin system prevent-host-death family antitoxin produces the protein MLEIGAEAARRRLPELLDRANAGEQTIVKKRGVPYAAIVALSQRKIAKREGLLALQATGKGLWGEDSTATINEYRDEWE
- a CDS encoding PIN domain-containing protein — its product is MIDLNKLPDGSLVTVDSAPIIYFLEGHSTYSQHFMPLFEQIDSGRLLAIISPVTVAEVVAGPLGHNNELLADRYYQALTSGPNWSIQDLTAEISFMAARIRIRYRLKLPDAIQLATAVSSGSSALITHDRDFRNVNEMLILGLDV